The Salvelinus namaycush isolate Seneca chromosome 1, SaNama_1.0, whole genome shotgun sequence genome has a window encoding:
- the snrpa1 gene encoding U2 small nuclear ribonucleoprotein A': MVKLSAELIEQAAQYTNPVRDRELDLRGYKIPVLENLGATLDQFDTIDFSDNEIRKLDGFPLLKRLKTLLMNNNRICRVGENLEQALPSMRELILTSNNIQELGDLDPLASVKTLTLLSLLRNPVTNKKHYRLYVINKIPQIHVLDFQKVKLKERQEAEKMFKGKRGAQLAKDIAKRTKTFTPGAAVQQPEKKKMGPSPADVEAIKNAIANASSLAEVERLKGMLQAGQIPGREVRQVPPEMVEVEEEEEENGVVHMQREIQTEEGNGVEEMEEDVVEVQGKVEEVQGKVEEVAVKEVEKVEKEEVEEEEEREEGKEQESEEDESEDDDMDEDSPVNGS, translated from the exons ATGGTCAAACTATCGGCAGAGCTAATTGAGCAGGCTGCTCAGTACACAAACCCCGTGCGCGACAGGGAGCTGGATCTGCGAG GTTACAAAATTCCTGTACTTGAAAACCTTGGGGCTACACTTGACCAGTTTGATACCATCGATTTCTCTGACAATGAAATCAGAAAACTGGACGGCTTCCCTTTGCTCAAGAGGCTCAAAACGTTGCTCATGAACAACAACAGAATATG TCGTGTTGGTGAAAACCTTGAACAGGCATTGCCGAGTATGAGGGAGCTGATCCTCACAAGCAACAACATCCAGGAATTG GGTGATTTGGATCCGCTAGCCTCAGTGAAGACATTGACCCTTCTCAG TCTCCTAAGGAATCCAGTGACCAACAAGAAGCACTACAGGCTCTATGTCATCAACAAAATTCCCCAGATTCACGTGCTTGACTTCCAGAAGGTCAAGTTAAAG GAGCGTCAGGAGGCGGAGAAAATGTTCAAGGGCAAACGAGGTGCTCAGCTTGCAAAGGATATTGCCAAGCGGACCAAAAC GTTCACCCCCGGAGCTGCCGTTCAGCAGCCTGAGAAGAAGAAGATGGGACCATCTCCCGCTGACGTGGAAGCGATCAAG AATGCAATAGCGAACGCCTCGTCTCTGGCCGAGGTGGAGAGATTGAAGGGGATGCTGCAGGCTGGTCAGATCCCCGGACGGGAGGTCAGACAAG TCCCCCCGGAAATGGTGGaggtggaagaggaagaggaggagaacgggGTTGTGCATATGCAacgagagatacagacagaggaaGGAAATGGAGTGGAAGAGATGGAAGAGGATGTAGTGGAGGTACAGGGAAAGGTGGAGGAGGTACAGGGAAAGGTGGAGGAGGTAGCTGTCAAGGAGGTGGAGAAGGTAGAAAAGGaagaagtggaggaggaagaagagagggaggagggtaaaGAACAAGAGTCTGAGGAAGATGAGTCTGAGGATGATGATATGGATGAAGACTCACCGGTTAACGGATCATGA
- the LOC120049627 gene encoding protein mono-ADP-ribosyltransferase PARP14-like, with product MAEAYSFTLLVELGNPDVPKVQNKLIKYFQSKKSNGGDCLVEVSNGQRAVVRFRTEEARQKVLGKQVHEIKLDQGVLKLTVRLPPDGVTSSQETPSAVNSGKPNTAATGPKDLLQGGNTAPPEIQGEMVSVSAPTDEEEQGSTSALLENIQESVDQELLEMLVENVLKDSPSASENFSLEILPDSCLAVVTFQNAKATEHFMSSCPGNRKFMQKQLRVKPLEVTAKVKVENIPPKFSSEHLSLHYDKYEVVEDVIMTEEDQSAIITFQDPKAVDRILKQQHKEMKVFPFYESLGMALYGKDRPTLKLPAAFTENIDQAIWRYLSDKQGVAETIHKNMADHFCKVDFQQPTVQLSPLPSLLQQKDVEAKHINKWKTTAKAVFIQALSKFKSLELQIQANAWEAHEGAIHKEMSGEAVVVVPDKPRGIVKVVGLEEDVDRLKQTLNGIMDRIANSIEREKTGITEEFPLPPSIYHILLQDGLQDKIAGEFPELKMTYNHQNQSVILFGLTQEVLGANRKFMEGGMAVKRRMVQLDNYVFEFLQKNNEGDEEQFTSTLFTSQGINAGLELERKGVQLLAVSEEVLSEAENQLDTLLISQYIDVEDSNVLKMSEWQDLVTDLEKAFNTPSKKCIIRTPGVYPSLQVVISGYKQTVDSVRKKVDDYLCQNTPVDETLEVKSKAIVKFIEEHNKNAWSDKVKDTVKVSFKDKAICLSGIRVYVKDCMDFFQNFISSTSFDILRVSKPGGKKFFQEKEAMCVEEVLRQTGCVVHLVEKDDQTVQAMEDTDQKGFGSHGKSLQQHNHPTFSTQNQHRLIQSRDGSDRVQTKEGLTIILMKGNIQDATTQVVVNTVGLDLLLHSGAVSNAILKAAGPRLQDLINEQGPAGSAADGAVIITDGCNLKSKLVFHTIAPKWDQGKGAAQKLLSGIVEECLGEAEQQRLVSMTFPAIGTGNLGFPKDLVASLMLDQVLQFSSKKKHKHLKEVVFILHPGDPDTIQAFSDEFNKRFTTKSATSGGSAAVSTQKIKGSSSSSAMYEIKMSGVVVQAVTGDITKETTDVIVNSSNSSFSLKSGVSKAILDAAGPTVETECQRLGAQPHEGMIMTKPGNLQCKKIIHLVIQTDTKKIQQSVEGALKMCTKNNFTSISLPAIGTGQGNIQPSEVADVMLDAVVEVVGKKSQNSLKLVRMVIFQPAMLNDFHTSMLKKEGTDAQEKEGFFQNVLSFFTRRKVDNGQQNEVIEIESQDMDPACFHICGVSQAHVDHAKQVIKDLIVKEQDFNLINDKALFSLSELDLQNIYDMQTAMDVSISFPTSSQEEAKLTIEGLSKDVLKASNEIHEMLKKVRPEDTFKDVPQHWDDMPANTPCLSFPIQPETQEHIDVLKQFEDTCKKNVLKIERIQNPGLWGGFQIKKKDMEVRNGHQNNERKLFHGACHTTIDKINELGFNRSYAGKNAALYGDGTYFAVKANYSAKDTYSKPDPQGQKYMYLCRVLTGDFTTGTPGMKVPPPKINSTIQLYDSVTDSVSPPSMFIIFHDSQAYPEYLITFK from the exons CTGCTACTGGTCCAAAAGACTTACTTCAGGGTGGAAACACAGCTCCTCCTGAGATTCAGGGGGAGATGGTTAGTGTGAGTGCACCAACGGACGAGGAAGAGCAGGGGTCCACCTCAGCCTTGTTGGAGAACATTCAGGAGAGTGTGGACCAGGAGTTATTGGAGATGCTGGTGGAGAATGTTTTAAAAGACTCTCCTTCTGCATCAGAGAACTTCAGTCTGGAGATCCTGCCTGACTCCTGCTTGGCTGTTGTGACTTTTCAAAATGCAAAAG CGACTGAGCACTTCATGTCAAGCTGCCCCGGGAACAGAAAGTTCATGCAGAAACAATTACGAGTCAAACCCCTGGAGGTTACAGCAAAAGTGAAAGTTGAAAACATACCGCCTAAGTTTAGTTCAGAACACCTCAGCTTACACTATGACAAATATGAGGTTGTGGAAGACGTTATAATGACTGAAGAGGATCAATCTGCAATCATCACCTTTCAAGATCCGAAAG CTGTTGACAGAATCCTAAAACAGCAACATAAAGAGATGAAAGTTTTCCCATTTTATGAATCTCTGGGAATGGCCCTGTATGGCAAAGATAGACCCACATTGAAACTCCCTGCTGCCTTCACTGAGAACATTGACCAGGCCATTTGGAGATACCTTTCTGACAAGCAAGGAGTTGCAGAGACCATCCACAAGAATATGGCTGATCACTTCTGCAAAGTAGACTTTCAACAACCTACCGTCCAGTTAAGCCCTCTGCCTTCTCTACTCCAGCAGAAGGATGTCGAAGCCAAGCACATCAACAAGTGGAAGACCACTGCCAAGGCTGTCTTCATTCAAGCCTTGTCTAAATTCAAGTCCTTGGAGCTCCAGATCCAGGCCAACGCATGGGAAGCACATGAAGGTGCAATACACAAGGAGATGTCAGGGGAAGCAGTGGTTGTAGTTCCTGATAAGCCTAGAGGTATTGTGAAAGTGGTGGGATTGGAAGAAGATGTGGATAGGCTCAAACAAACATTAAATGGGATCATGGACAGGATTGCCAACAGCATTGAGAGGGAGAAGACGGGTATAACAGAGGAGTTCCCACTGCCGCCCTCTATCTACCATATACTTTTGCAAGACGGTCTACAGGACAAAATTGCAGGTGAATTTCCAGAGCTGAAAATGACGTACAATCATCAGAATCAGAGTGTAATCTTATTTGGCTTGACACAAGAGGTTTTGGGTGCTAACAGGAAGTTTATGGAAGGAGGAATGGCAGTGAAACGGAGGATGGTGCAATTAGACAACTATGTCTTTGAGTTTCTGCAGAAGAACAATGAGGGAGACGAGGAACAGTTTACCAGTACCCTTTTCACCTCACAAGGGATTAATGCAGGACTAGAACTAGAAAGAAAGGGAGTACAGCTCCTGGCTGTCTCAGAGGAGGTTCTGAGCGAAGCAGAAAACCAACTAGATACCCTTTTGATTTCACAATACATCGATGTTGAAGACTCTAATGTCCTGAAGATGTCAGAGTGGCAAGACCTTGTCACTGATTTGGAGAAAGCTTTCAACACTCCATCAAAGAAATGCATCATCAGGACACCTGGTGTATATCCAAGTCTACAAGTGGTAATATCTGGCTATAAGCAAACTGTTGATTCAGTCCGGAAAAAAGTTGATGACTACTTATGTCAGAATACTCCAGTTGATGAAACTCTTGAAGTCAAGTCTAAGGCCATTGTCAAATTCATCGAGGAACACAACAAAAATGCTTGGTCCGATAAGGTTAAAGACACAGTAAAAGTGTCTTTCAAAGATAAGGCCATTTGCCTTAGCGGCATCAGAGTTTATGTCAAGGACTGCATGGACttttttcaaaacttcatatcCTCAACATCCTTTGATATCTTGAGAGTCTCCAAGCCTGGCGGAAAGAAGTTCTTCCAGGAAAAGGAGGCCATGTGTGTTGAAGAAGTCTTGAGACAGACAGGCTGTGTGGTCCATCTGGTTGAAAAGGATGACCAGACGGTCCAGGCTATGGAGGACACAGATCAGAAGGGGTTTGGGAGCCATGGAAAAAGTCTTCAGCAGCATAATCATCCAACTTTCTCGACACAGAACCAGCATAGACTGATTCAGAGCAGGGATGGTTCTGACAGAGTGCAGACCAAAGAGGGGTTGACAATCATCCTGATGAAAGGGAACATCCAGGATGCTACG ACTCAGGTGGTTGTGAACACAGTGGGTCTAGACCTGCTACTTCATAGCGGAGCGGTCTCGAATGCCATCTTAAAAGCTGCTGGACCCCGACTTCAAGACCTGATAAACGAACAGGGGCCCGCTGGCAGTGCTGCTGATGGAGCAGTCATCATCACTGATGGCTGCAACCTTAAGAGCAAGCTGGTGTTTCACACCATTGCCCCTAAGTGGGATCAAGGGAAAGGTGCAGCACAGAAG TTGTTGAGTGGAATTGTGGAGGAATGCCTGGGGGAGGCAGAGCAGCAGAGACTAGTCTCGATGACCTTCCCTGCCATCGGCACAGGAAACCTAGGATTCCCCAAGGATCTGGTGGCTTCACTTATGCTGGATCAAGTGCTCCAGTTCAGCAGTAAGAAGAAGCACAAACACTTGAAGGAGGTTGTGTTTATCCTCCACCCAGGTGATCCAGATACTATCCAG GCTTTCTCTGATGAATTTAACAAGAGGTTCACAACCAAGTCTGCAACCTCAGGTGGCTCAGCAGCGGTGTCTACTCAGAAGATTAAAG GTTCTTCCTCAAGTTCAGCAATGTATGAGATAAAGATGTCAGGAGTGGTTGTACAGGCCGTCACAGGGGACATTACCAAAGAAACTACGGATGTCATTGTCAACTCTTCCAACTCCTCCTTCAGCCTCAAGTCAG GGGTGTCTAAAGCCATTCTGGACGCAGCTGGTCCGACTGTGGAGACTGAATGCCAACGACTCG GAGCCCAGCCACACGAAGGCATGATAATGACAAAGCCAGGCAACCTGCAGTGTAAGAAGATCATCCACCTGGTAATCCAGACAGACACTAAGAAGATCCAGCAGTCTGTCGAAGGTGCACTCAAAATGTGCACAAAGAATAACTTCACATCCATATCTTTACCTGCTATTGGCACGG GCCAAGGCAACATACAGCCGAGTGAAGTGGCAGACGTCATGTTGGATGCTGTTGTGGAAGTGGTGGGCAAGAAGTCCCAGAACTCCCTGAAGCTTGTCCGAATGGTCATCTTTCAGCCTGCCATGCTTAATGATTTCCACACAAGTATGCTTAAAAAGGAAGGCACTGACGCTCAGGAAAAGGAGGGCTTCTTCCAAAATGTTTTAT CATTCTTTACCAGAAGGAAAGTTGATAACGGACAACAGAATGAAGTCATTGAAATTGAGAGCCAGGACATGGATCCTGCATGCTTCCACATCTGTGGTGTGTCTCAGGCCCACGTTGATCATGCCAAGCAAGTGATCAAGGACCTGATCGTGAAAGAGCAAGACTTCAACCTCATCAATGACAAAGCCCTCTTCAGCCTATCAGAATTGGACCTGCAGAACATCTATGACATGCAGACCGCCATGGACGTGAGCATAAGTTTCCCCACATCTTCCCAAGAGGAGGCTAAACTCACCATAGAGGGTCTCAGCAAAGACGTGCTCAAGGCTTCCAATGAGATCCATGAGATGCTGAAAAAGGTCCGGCCCGAAGATACTTTTAAAGATGTCCCCCAGCACTGGGATGACATGCCAGCCAACACCCCATGTCTGTCATTCCCCATTCAACCTGAAACCCAAGAGCATATTGACGTCCTAAAACAATTTGAAGATACTTGCAAGAAGAATGTTCTAAAG ATTGAGAGGATCCAGAACCCAGGCCTATGGGGGGGCTTTCAGATCAAGAAGAAAGACATGGAGGTCAGGAACGGTCACCAGAACAATGAGAGGAAGCTCTTCCATGGAGCCTGCCACACAACCATAGATAAGATTAACGAGCTTGGCTTCAATCGGAGCTACGCTGGGAAAAATG CTGCATTGTATGGAGACGGCACCTACTTTGCTGTCAAAGCAAATTACTCTGCCAAAGACACATACTCAAAACCGGATCCCCAAGGCCAGAAGTACATGTACCTATGTCGAGTTCTGACTGGAGATTTCACAACAGGAACACCGGGGATGAAAGTACCTCCACCTAAAATCAACTCAACTATTCAGCTTTATGACAGTGTGACAGATAGTGTATCTCCACCATCCATGTTCATAATCTTCCATGACAGTCAGGCATATCCTGAGTACTTGATCACTTTCAAGTAG